A genomic region of Caulobacter sp. NIBR2454 contains the following coding sequences:
- a CDS encoding amidase, with amino-acid sequence MKTICATVLAMAAVTSAHAETTAAERTAAYLKKIAAEDRAEAPGKPPLNSVIAVSPVALDQARARDAERKAGKAVSPVHGWAVLLKDNIDSTELPTTAGSLALKDNMTGRDAPLVANLRKAGVVILGKANLSEWANFRSTSSLSGWSAVGGLTRNARDRLRNACGSSAGSGAAVAAGFADAAVGTETNGSIICPAAVEGLVGFKPTVGLVSRTHVVPISSSQDTAGPMTRTVADAAALLDAMAGSDPADPATAEADAKKTDFAATLDKASLKGARIGVARYAAGFHPETDAVFEKALTTLKAQGAILIDVKDFPRRREISPLENRVLCVEFKAGVAAYLASTDPAKVKPRNLADLIAFNKAHAKEEMPLFAQELFEICDRAKGLDDPDYLKAKADAHRIAGPEGIDALLKQNDVAVLVAPTMAPAYLIDPVLRGGYVGGGIGGPPAVAGYPHLTVPMGEIKGLPVGLSIVGTAWDDARVLSLGYAFEQARK; translated from the coding sequence ATGAAGACGATCTGCGCGACGGTGCTCGCCATGGCGGCCGTGACCTCGGCCCACGCCGAAACCACCGCCGCCGAGCGGACGGCGGCTTACCTCAAGAAGATCGCCGCCGAGGACCGCGCCGAGGCCCCCGGCAAGCCGCCGCTCAACAGCGTGATCGCCGTCAGCCCTGTCGCCCTCGATCAGGCGCGCGCCCGCGACGCGGAACGCAAGGCGGGCAAGGCCGTCAGCCCTGTCCATGGCTGGGCCGTTCTGCTCAAGGACAACATCGACAGCACCGAGCTGCCCACCACCGCCGGCTCGCTGGCGCTGAAAGACAACATGACCGGCCGGGACGCGCCCCTCGTCGCCAACCTGCGCAAGGCCGGGGTGGTCATCCTGGGCAAGGCCAACCTGTCGGAGTGGGCCAACTTTCGCTCCACCTCTTCGCTCAGCGGCTGGAGCGCGGTGGGCGGGCTAACCCGCAACGCCCGTGACCGCCTGCGCAACGCCTGCGGCTCCAGCGCAGGCAGCGGCGCGGCCGTGGCGGCCGGCTTCGCCGACGCCGCGGTGGGCACCGAGACCAACGGCTCGATCATCTGCCCGGCGGCGGTCGAAGGCCTTGTCGGATTCAAGCCCACCGTCGGCCTGGTCAGCCGCACCCATGTGGTCCCGATCAGCTCCAGCCAGGACACCGCCGGCCCCATGACCCGCACGGTGGCCGACGCCGCCGCGCTGCTGGACGCCATGGCCGGCTCCGATCCCGCCGATCCGGCCACCGCCGAGGCGGATGCGAAGAAGACCGACTTCGCCGCCACCCTCGACAAGGCGTCGCTGAAGGGCGCCCGCATCGGCGTCGCCCGCTATGCCGCCGGCTTCCATCCCGAGACCGACGCGGTCTTCGAAAAGGCGCTGACCACCCTAAAGGCCCAGGGCGCGATCCTGATCGACGTGAAGGACTTCCCACGCCGGCGGGAGATCAGCCCGCTGGAGAACAGGGTCCTTTGCGTGGAGTTCAAGGCCGGCGTCGCCGCCTATCTCGCCTCCACCGACCCGGCCAAGGTGAAGCCCCGCAACCTCGCTGACCTGATCGCCTTCAACAAGGCGCACGCGAAGGAGGAGATGCCCCTCTTCGCCCAGGAGCTGTTCGAGATTTGTGACCGGGCCAAGGGCCTGGACGATCCCGATTACCTCAAGGCCAAGGCTGACGCGCACCGCATCGCCGGGCCGGAGGGGATCGACGCCCTGCTCAAGCAGAACGATGTGGCCGTCCTGGTCGCCCCGACCATGGCGCCGGCCTATCTGATCGATCCGGTCCTGCGCGGCGGCTACGTGGGCGGCGGCATCGGCGGCCCGCCCGCCGTCGCCGGCTACCCGCACCTCACCGTGCCCATGGGCGAGATCAAAGGCCTTCCCGTCGGCCTGTCCATTGTCGGCACGGCCTGGGACGACGCCCGGGTGCTGAGCCTTGGCTATGCGTTCGAGCAGGCGCGCAAGTAG
- a CDS encoding acyl-CoA dehydrogenase family protein, translated as MDFNDNAEEAAYREAARAWLAKEAAEHRKAVGEPKPNTPEHMAAAKAWQAKKAAAGYACITWPKVIGGGGGTPIQQVIFNQEEIKAGLSYGYFTIGLGMCVPTVMAFADDATKGRFVGPAVKGEEIWCQLFSEPAGGSDVAATRTRAVRDGDDWVINGQKVWTTGAQNSDYGILLVRTDVDAPKHKGMTMFWIDMRDPAVEVRPIHQASGGSDFNEVYFTDLRVKDSQRLGAPGDGWKVALVTLMNERLAVGGSAGPNYGEILELARETPGVLADSAFRERLADWYVAAEGLKLTRFRTMTALSKGQTPGPESSIGKIISANQLQELTNAAVELEDQFGIIADPDVAPMRAAFQQSLLWAPGLRIAGGTDEILKNIIAERVLGLPGDVRVDKDVAFKDMPTGR; from the coding sequence ATGGATTTCAACGACAACGCCGAAGAAGCCGCCTATCGCGAAGCCGCCCGGGCCTGGCTGGCCAAGGAGGCCGCCGAGCATCGCAAGGCTGTGGGCGAGCCCAAGCCCAATACGCCCGAGCACATGGCCGCCGCCAAGGCGTGGCAGGCCAAGAAGGCGGCCGCTGGCTATGCCTGCATCACCTGGCCCAAGGTCATCGGCGGGGGAGGCGGCACGCCGATCCAGCAAGTGATCTTCAACCAGGAAGAGATCAAGGCGGGCCTGTCCTATGGCTACTTCACCATCGGCCTGGGCATGTGCGTGCCGACGGTCATGGCCTTCGCCGACGACGCCACCAAAGGCCGGTTCGTCGGCCCGGCGGTGAAGGGCGAGGAGATCTGGTGCCAGCTGTTCTCCGAACCGGCGGGCGGCTCGGACGTGGCGGCGACGCGGACCCGCGCGGTTCGCGACGGCGATGACTGGGTGATCAACGGCCAGAAGGTTTGGACCACGGGGGCGCAGAACTCAGACTACGGCATCCTGCTGGTGCGCACCGACGTGGACGCGCCCAAGCACAAGGGCATGACCATGTTCTGGATCGACATGCGCGATCCAGCCGTGGAGGTGCGCCCCATCCACCAGGCCAGCGGCGGCAGCGACTTCAACGAGGTCTACTTCACCGACCTGCGGGTCAAGGACAGCCAGCGCCTGGGCGCGCCCGGCGACGGGTGGAAGGTCGCCCTGGTCACCCTGATGAACGAACGCCTGGCGGTCGGTGGTTCAGCCGGCCCGAACTACGGCGAAATTCTGGAGCTGGCGCGCGAGACGCCGGGCGTCCTGGCCGACAGCGCCTTCCGCGAGCGGCTGGCGGACTGGTACGTGGCGGCGGAGGGGCTGAAGCTGACGCGCTTCCGCACCATGACGGCCCTGTCGAAGGGGCAGACGCCGGGGCCGGAAAGCTCGATCGGCAAGATCATCTCGGCCAACCAGCTGCAGGAGCTGACCAACGCGGCGGTGGAGCTGGAGGACCAGTTCGGCATCATCGCCGACCCCGATGTGGCGCCCATGCGCGCGGCGTTCCAGCAAAGCCTGCTGTGGGCGCCCGGCCTGCGCATCGCCGGGGGCACGGACGAAATCCTCAAGAACATCATCGCTGAGCGGGTCCTGGGCCTGCCGGGCGACGTGCGCGTGGACAAGGACGTGGCGTTCAAGGACATGCCGACGGGGCGGTGA
- a CDS encoding acyl-CoA dehydrogenase family protein: MDFDFSDDQKFLKGEARKFLEARCAIPAVRAVLDDPDKAFDAALWRGVAEQGWLGAAIPEEFGGLGLGHVELCAIAEELGRAVAPIPFASTVYLLAEAVMLAGTDAQKQRILPKIAAGELIGCLATSEGPGAVTAASVQATVSGGKLSGVKIPVTDGDVADVALVLAKEGGKAGLYLVELGDAVGRVTLKSLDPTRSIAKLTFQDAPAERLGDAGEGMELLQAVLDRAAALLAFEQLGGADRCLEMAKAYAMERYAFGRVIGGYQAIKHKLADMYVKNEVARSNAYYAAWALNTSAPELPIAASAARIAASEAYWFASKENIQTHGGMGFTWEVDCHLYYRRSKQLALVAGAPKVWKERLVSQLERKNAA; the protein is encoded by the coding sequence GTGGATTTTGACTTTTCCGACGACCAGAAGTTCCTCAAAGGCGAGGCGCGCAAGTTCCTAGAGGCCCGTTGCGCCATCCCCGCCGTGCGGGCGGTGCTGGATGATCCTGACAAGGCTTTCGACGCCGCCCTGTGGCGCGGGGTGGCCGAGCAGGGCTGGCTGGGCGCGGCGATCCCCGAGGAGTTCGGCGGCCTGGGCCTGGGCCATGTGGAGCTGTGCGCCATCGCCGAAGAGCTGGGTCGCGCGGTCGCGCCGATTCCCTTCGCCTCAACGGTCTATCTGCTGGCGGAAGCGGTGATGCTGGCCGGGACGGACGCGCAGAAGCAGCGGATTTTGCCCAAGATCGCGGCGGGCGAGCTGATCGGGTGCCTCGCGACCTCCGAGGGGCCGGGGGCGGTGACCGCCGCTTCGGTGCAGGCGACGGTGAGCGGCGGCAAGCTTTCGGGCGTGAAGATTCCGGTGACGGACGGCGATGTAGCCGACGTGGCCCTGGTCCTGGCCAAGGAGGGCGGCAAGGCGGGCCTCTATCTGGTCGAGCTGGGTGATGCGGTCGGGCGGGTGACCCTGAAGTCGCTCGATCCCACACGGTCCATCGCCAAGCTGACCTTCCAGGACGCGCCCGCCGAACGGCTGGGCGACGCGGGCGAGGGGATGGAGTTGCTGCAGGCGGTTCTGGACCGCGCAGCGGCCCTGCTGGCGTTCGAGCAACTGGGCGGCGCCGACCGCTGCCTGGAGATGGCCAAGGCCTACGCCATGGAGCGCTACGCCTTCGGGCGGGTGATCGGCGGCTATCAGGCGATCAAGCACAAGCTGGCGGACATGTACGTCAAGAACGAGGTGGCCCGGTCCAACGCCTATTACGCGGCGTGGGCTCTGAACACCTCGGCGCCGGAGTTGCCGATCGCGGCCTCGGCGGCGCGGATCGCGGCGTCGGAGGCCTACTGGTTCGCCTCTAAGGAGAACATCCAGACGCATGGCGGCATGGGCTTCACCTGGGAGGTGGACTGCCACCTCTATTATCGGCGGTCCAAGCAGCTGGCCCTGGTGGCCGGCGCCCCGAAGGTCTGGAAAGAGCGGCTGGTCAGCCAGCTCGAACGCAAGAACGCGGCGTAG
- a CDS encoding NAD-dependent succinate-semialdehyde dehydrogenase produces MAKPVFQTVDPATGEKGRAYDGHTPDEAKAILGQVHDAFGTWRSTSFAERSRLMTTAAAVLRRRKDEFAALMTAEMGKTLSDGRAEIEKCAANCDYFAANAERFLADEPMPFSGGEAFIAYNPLGVILAVMPWNFPFWQVFRFAAPTLMAGDTAILKHASNVPGSALAIEDVFREAGFPENVFRTVLIGGSEVKPLIEDDRVAAVTLTGSVAAGRSVAAAAGGALKKVVLELGGSDPYIVLADADIDEAAGIAAAARMVNGGQSCIAGKRFVVLKEIADAFEKALVEKMAAFQPADPTTETAKFGPMQSIKARDDIHDQVVRSVKAGARLVLGGEVPDRPGAWYPATVLADVKPGMAAYDEEVFGPVAAIIVAHDEEDAIRIANDTEFGLGSGVLTRNLARGSEIAARRIDAGMSFVNQNVRSDPALPFGGVKHAGHGRECSHLGIREFVNIKTVMVAKEKSAPSATE; encoded by the coding sequence ATGGCCAAGCCCGTGTTTCAGACCGTCGATCCCGCCACGGGCGAAAAAGGCCGCGCCTATGACGGCCACACGCCCGACGAGGCCAAGGCCATCCTGGGCCAGGTCCACGACGCTTTCGGAACCTGGCGCTCAACATCCTTCGCCGAACGCTCACGGCTGATGACCACCGCCGCCGCCGTCCTGCGCCGACGCAAGGACGAGTTCGCCGCCCTAATGACTGCGGAGATGGGCAAGACCCTGTCCGACGGGCGGGCCGAGATCGAGAAATGCGCCGCCAACTGCGACTACTTCGCCGCCAACGCCGAGCGCTTCCTGGCCGATGAGCCCATGCCGTTCTCGGGCGGCGAGGCCTTCATCGCCTACAATCCGCTGGGCGTGATCCTGGCGGTGATGCCCTGGAACTTCCCGTTCTGGCAGGTCTTCCGCTTCGCAGCCCCGACGCTAATGGCCGGCGATACCGCGATCCTCAAGCACGCCAGCAACGTGCCGGGGAGCGCCCTGGCCATCGAGGACGTGTTCCGCGAGGCGGGCTTCCCGGAAAACGTCTTCCGCACCGTCCTGATCGGCGGGAGCGAGGTCAAACCCCTGATCGAGGATGACCGCGTCGCCGCAGTCACCCTGACCGGTTCGGTCGCCGCGGGACGCTCGGTGGCCGCCGCCGCCGGCGGCGCCCTGAAGAAGGTGGTGCTCGAGCTGGGCGGTTCGGACCCCTACATCGTCCTGGCCGACGCCGATATCGACGAGGCGGCCGGCATCGCCGCCGCCGCCCGCATGGTCAATGGCGGCCAGAGCTGCATCGCCGGCAAGCGCTTCGTGGTGCTCAAGGAAATCGCCGACGCCTTTGAAAAGGCGCTGGTCGAGAAGATGGCCGCCTTCCAGCCCGCTGACCCGACCACCGAGACCGCCAAGTTCGGCCCCATGCAGAGCATCAAGGCCCGCGACGACATCCACGATCAGGTTGTCCGCAGCGTCAAGGCCGGCGCGCGCCTGGTGCTGGGCGGCGAAGTCCCCGATCGCCCTGGCGCCTGGTATCCGGCCACCGTGCTGGCCGACGTCAAACCGGGCATGGCCGCCTATGATGAGGAGGTCTTCGGTCCCGTCGCCGCGATCATCGTGGCTCACGACGAAGAGGACGCCATCCGGATCGCCAACGACACCGAATTCGGCCTCGGCTCCGGCGTCCTGACCCGCAACCTGGCGCGCGGCAGCGAGATCGCCGCCCGCCGCATCGACGCCGGCATGAGCTTTGTGAACCAGAACGTCCGCTCCGACCCCGCCCTGCCCTTCGGCGGAGTCAAGCACGCGGGCCACGGCCGCGAATGCTCCCATCTGGGCATCCGCGAGTTCGTGAACATCAAGACGGTGATGGTCGCGAAGGAAAAGTCGGCGCCGAGCGCGACGGAATAG
- the pepN gene encoding aminopeptidase N: MRTDTPQPIRLADYRPPAFLIDETHLVFDLRPHGARVKARLTVRRNGDHAEPLVLNGEKLRTVSVLVDGEPAKDRSVADDLLTVAGVPDAFVLETEVDIDPADNTTLMGLYMSGGRFCTQCEAEGFRRITWFPDRPDVLSRFTVRIEADRAFHHLLSNGNLTDSGQLPGDRHFAEWNDPFPKPAYLFALVAGELDVLEDSFTTMSGRDVALKVFVDPGQSARAAYALDALKRSMKWDEEAFGREYDLDLFMIVAVRDFNFGAMENKGLNIFNSSLLLADPQTATDLDFERIESVVAHEYFHNWTGDRITCRDWFQLCLKEGLTVFRDQEFSADMRGHAVQRIKDVKALRARQFSEDAGPLAHPVRPSSYLKIDNFYTATIYEKGAEIIRMLKALIGADAFRAGMDLYFDRHDGEATTVEAFIACFAEASGQDLDHFFAWYEQAGTPSVTVAADYDEAAKALTLTLTQSTAPTPGQPTKQPLPLPVAIGLLDDRGEVLRDTEIVVLDTAEKTVRWENIARRPVLSALRGFSAPVNLTVAAPAKDGYVLLGSDPDLFNRWEAGQALAKALILTRAAGAPDEVAETRFAEAMGRALDDQAAEPAFKALLLALPTESDLALAMQPADPAAIHEAREMLRTRMAVHLSDFLRRLHTAMQEPGEFSTTAEAAGRRALRNAVLDLLAADPHSENVALAVGHFEAAANMTCAMGGLNALIAIGGEPAEKALADFHAKWRHEPLVLDKWFAAQGRDPHEGAAGRILGLTAHPDFDARNPNRLRALIQSFSSANPARFHDESGAGYRLLADQILGVDAANPMTAARLVEPLGGWRRYKPELAALMRQQLERIVAHEGLSKNVYELASKALA, encoded by the coding sequence ATGCGCACCGACACGCCCCAGCCGATCCGCCTGGCCGACTACCGGCCGCCCGCCTTCCTGATCGACGAGACCCATCTGGTCTTCGACCTGCGCCCGCATGGCGCCAGGGTGAAAGCCCGCCTGACCGTTCGGCGTAACGGCGACCATGCCGAGCCCCTGGTCCTGAACGGCGAGAAGCTGCGCACTGTCAGCGTCCTGGTCGATGGCGAACCGGCCAAGGACCGCTCCGTCGCCGACGACCTGCTGACCGTGGCTGGCGTGCCCGACGCCTTCGTGCTGGAGACCGAGGTCGATATCGACCCGGCCGACAACACCACCCTGATGGGCCTCTACATGTCCGGGGGCCGGTTCTGCACCCAGTGCGAGGCCGAGGGCTTCCGCCGCATTACCTGGTTCCCCGACCGGCCCGATGTGCTCAGCCGCTTCACGGTCCGCATCGAGGCCGACCGCGCCTTCCATCACCTGCTGTCCAACGGCAACCTGACCGACAGCGGCCAACTGCCCGGCGACCGTCACTTCGCCGAGTGGAACGATCCCTTCCCCAAGCCCGCCTATCTGTTCGCCCTGGTGGCGGGCGAGTTGGACGTGCTGGAGGACAGCTTCACGACCATGAGCGGCCGCGACGTCGCCCTGAAGGTCTTCGTCGATCCGGGGCAGTCGGCCCGCGCCGCCTACGCTCTCGACGCCCTCAAGCGCTCCATGAAGTGGGACGAGGAGGCGTTCGGCCGCGAGTACGACCTGGACCTGTTCATGATCGTCGCCGTGCGCGACTTCAACTTCGGGGCCATGGAGAACAAGGGGCTGAACATCTTCAACAGCTCCCTGTTGCTGGCCGACCCACAGACCGCCACCGATCTGGATTTCGAGCGGATCGAGAGCGTGGTCGCCCACGAGTATTTCCACAACTGGACCGGCGACCGCATCACCTGCCGCGATTGGTTCCAGCTGTGCCTGAAGGAAGGCCTGACGGTCTTCCGCGACCAGGAATTCAGCGCTGACATGCGCGGCCACGCCGTGCAGCGGATCAAGGACGTCAAGGCCCTGCGCGCGCGTCAGTTCTCGGAAGACGCCGGCCCCCTGGCGCACCCGGTTCGGCCGTCCAGCTATCTGAAGATCGACAACTTCTACACCGCCACCATCTACGAGAAGGGCGCGGAGATCATCCGCATGCTCAAGGCCCTGATCGGGGCGGACGCCTTCCGCGCCGGCATGGACCTGTACTTCGACCGCCACGACGGCGAGGCGACCACGGTCGAGGCCTTCATCGCCTGTTTCGCGGAAGCCTCGGGCCAGGACCTGGACCACTTCTTCGCCTGGTACGAACAGGCCGGCACGCCCAGCGTGACCGTCGCCGCCGACTATGACGAAGCGGCCAAGGCCCTGACCCTGACCCTCACCCAGTCGACCGCCCCGACTCCGGGACAGCCGACCAAGCAACCCCTGCCCCTGCCGGTCGCCATCGGCCTGTTGGACGACCGCGGCGAGGTGCTGCGCGACACCGAGATCGTGGTGCTGGACACCGCCGAAAAGACCGTGCGCTGGGAGAACATCGCCCGCCGCCCTGTGCTGTCGGCCCTGCGCGGCTTCTCGGCCCCGGTGAACCTGACAGTCGCCGCCCCGGCCAAGGACGGCTATGTCCTGCTGGGCTCCGACCCCGACCTCTTCAATCGCTGGGAAGCCGGCCAGGCGCTGGCCAAGGCCCTGATCCTGACCCGCGCCGCCGGCGCCCCGGACGAGGTGGCCGAGACCCGCTTCGCCGAGGCCATGGGCCGCGCCCTGGACGACCAGGCCGCCGAGCCGGCGTTCAAGGCCCTGCTGCTGGCCCTGCCCACCGAGAGCGACCTGGCCCTGGCCATGCAGCCCGCCGATCCCGCCGCGATCCATGAGGCGCGCGAGATGCTGCGCACCCGTATGGCCGTGCATCTGAGCGACTTCCTGCGACGCCTGCATACCGCCATGCAGGAGCCAGGCGAGTTCTCGACCACGGCCGAGGCCGCCGGCCGCCGCGCCCTGCGCAACGCCGTGCTCGACCTGCTGGCCGCCGATCCGCATTCGGAGAACGTGGCCCTGGCCGTGGGCCACTTCGAGGCCGCCGCCAACATGACCTGCGCCATGGGCGGGCTGAACGCCCTCATCGCCATCGGCGGCGAGCCGGCGGAAAAGGCCCTGGCCGACTTCCACGCCAAGTGGCGGCACGAGCCCCTGGTCCTGGACAAGTGGTTCGCCGCCCAGGGCCGCGACCCGCACGAAGGCGCCGCCGGCCGCATCCTGGGCCTGACCGCGCACCCGGATTTCGACGCTCGCAACCCCAACCGCCTGCGGGCGCTGATCCAGTCGTTCTCCTCGGCAAATCCCGCCCGGTTCCACGACGAAAGCGGCGCGGGCTATCGACTTCTTGCCGACCAGATCCTGGGCGTCGATGCGGCCAACCCCATGACCGCCGCGCGTCTGGTCGAACCGCTGGGCGGCTGGCGGCGCTACAAGCCCGAGCTGGCGGCCCTTATGCGACAGCAACTTGAGCGGATCGTCGCCCACGAAGGACTGTCCAAGAACGTCTATGAACTCGCCTCGAAAGCTCTGGCCTAG